In a single window of the Astyanax mexicanus isolate ESR-SI-001 unplaced genomic scaffold, AstMex3_surface scaffold_34, whole genome shotgun sequence genome:
- the LOC125790048 gene encoding major histocompatibility complex class I-related gene protein-like isoform X1 — MDSVVRLVLVLVAMVAPVFSDQHSLYYIYSALNKDVSLPGIYEFTALGLLDDREIDYYNSKEQKKIPKQSWMMEKMQEDYWEKGTLSRKSKEQWFKVNVEILMQRMNHNNTDLHVLQWRHGCEIEESNGQVKFLRGIDEYSYDGSEFLSFDDENMRWIAPVQAAVITKNKWDGVAILNQYTKGYLEKECVDWLTKFMEYGKESLRKHSAPEVHAFEKKSVTDPGKLTLTCLATGFYPKDVKLCLRKFGTSLPEHMLTSSGIRPNDDGTYQLRKSVEIHEDDKAKYDCYVSHSSLPEPVIKPWVRRHSIGADVGIYIGGGIGALVVLGLIMAAVILFLKKKKSESTSVSTVPLQSVSAGNGNGNPAANVPPIGNGNGNPAANVPPIGNGNGNPAANGPPKDNDDKSPQGSNSTLNTVSTESDNKDSEKEKLLQENDAEPGEKDSGRGSKTPPRSSNENSDNSSQSGSSSNGSPRGSAEDVGAENDQQQEQEVALLDDQDD; from the exons ATGGACTCCGTGGTCCGCCTGGTTCTGGTGCTGGTCGCTATGGTGGCTCCAGTGTTCAGCG ACCAGCACTCGCTGTACTACATTTACAGCGCCCTCAACAAAGACGTGTCTCTACCAGGAATCTACGAGTTCACagctctggggctgctggatgacCGAGAGATCGACTACTACAACAGtaaggagcagaagaagattcCTAAACAGAGCTGGATGATGGAGAAGATGCAGGAAGATTACTGGGAAAAAGGAACCCTGTCTCGCAAGAGTAAAGAACAGTGGTTCAAGGTCAACGTGGAGATTCTGATGCAGAGGATGAACCACAATAACACGG ATCTACATGTTCTTCAGTGGAGACACGGCTGTGAGATCGAGGAGTCTAATGGACAGGTGAAGTTTCTGAGAGGGATTGATGAGTACAGCTACGACGGATCAGAGTTTCTCTCCTTCGATGATGAAAACATGCGCTGGATCGCTCCGGTTCAGGCAGCGGTAATAACCAAGAACAAATGGGATGGTGTGGCCATCCTGAACCAGTACACCAAGGGCTAcctggagaaagagtgtgtggacTGGCTCACCAAATTCATGGAGTACGGAAAAGAATCACTGAGAAAACACT CGGCTCCAGAAGTCCATGCATTTGAAAAGAAATCTGTGACTGACCCAGGAAAGCTGACCCTGACCTGCCTGGCCACGGGATTCTACCCCAAAGACGTGAAACTGTGCCTGAGGAAGTTCGGTACTTCACTTCCTGAACATATGCTGACTTCTTCTGGAATCAGACCCAATGATGATggaacctaccagctgaggaagagCGTGGAGATCCATGAGGATGATAAAGCCAAATACGACTGTTACGTGTCTCACAGCTCCCTCCCAGAACCAGTGATTAAACCATGGG TCCGAAGACATTCTATCGGCGCTGATGTGGGAATTTATATTGGAGGTGGAATCGGAGCTCTGGTCGTTCTGGGACTGATTATGGCTGCTGTCATTCTTTTCCTTAAAAAGAAAA AGAGTGAATCGACAAGCGTCAGCACTGTGCCACTTCAATCAGTCTCAGCTGGGAATG GAAATGGAAATCCTGCTGCGAATGTGCCGCCTATAGGAAACG GAAATGGAAATCCTGCTGCGAATGTGCCGCCTATAGGAAACG GAAATGGAAATCCTGCTGCGAATGGGCCGCCTAAAGACAACG ATGATAAATCTCCACAGGGCAGCAATTCAACACTTAATACAGTCTCAACTGAGAGTG ATAACAAGGACTCTGAGAAGGAAAAGCTGCTTCAAGAAAATG ATGCCGAACCTGGTGAAAAAGACTCTG GAAGAGGAAGTAAAACACCCCCCAGGAGCTCCAATGAAAACTCTGACAACTCGTCACAGtctg gCTCCAGCAGTAACGGGTCACCACGCGGCAGTGCGGAGGATGTGGGAGCGGAAAATGatcagcagcaggagcaggaagTGGCACTGCTGGATGATCAAGATGATTAA
- the LOC125790048 gene encoding major histocompatibility complex class I-related gene protein-like isoform X3, with protein sequence MDSVVRLVLVLVAMVAPVFSDQHSLYYIYSALNKDVSLPGIYEFTALGLLDDREIDYYNSKEQKKIPKQSWMMEKMQEDYWEKGTLSRKSKEQWFKVNVEILMQRMNHNNTDLHVLQWRHGCEIEESNGQVKFLRGIDEYSYDGSEFLSFDDENMRWIAPVQAAVITKNKWDGVAILNQYTKGYLEKECVDWLTKFMEYGKESLRKHSAPEVHAFEKKSVTDPGKLTLTCLATGFYPKDVKLCLRKFGTSLPEHMLTSSGIRPNDDGTYQLRKSVEIHEDDKAKYDCYVSHSSLPEPVIKPWVRRHSIGADVGIYIGGGIGALVVLGLIMAAVILFLKKKKSESTSVSTVPLQSVSAGNGNGNPAANVPPIGNGNGNPAANGPPKDNDDKSPQGSNSTLNTVSTESDNKDSEKEKLLQENDAEPGEKDSGRGSKTPPRSSNENSDNSSQSGSSSNGSPRGSAEDVGAENDQQQEQEVALLDDQDD encoded by the exons ATGGACTCCGTGGTCCGCCTGGTTCTGGTGCTGGTCGCTATGGTGGCTCCAGTGTTCAGCG ACCAGCACTCGCTGTACTACATTTACAGCGCCCTCAACAAAGACGTGTCTCTACCAGGAATCTACGAGTTCACagctctggggctgctggatgacCGAGAGATCGACTACTACAACAGtaaggagcagaagaagattcCTAAACAGAGCTGGATGATGGAGAAGATGCAGGAAGATTACTGGGAAAAAGGAACCCTGTCTCGCAAGAGTAAAGAACAGTGGTTCAAGGTCAACGTGGAGATTCTGATGCAGAGGATGAACCACAATAACACGG ATCTACATGTTCTTCAGTGGAGACACGGCTGTGAGATCGAGGAGTCTAATGGACAGGTGAAGTTTCTGAGAGGGATTGATGAGTACAGCTACGACGGATCAGAGTTTCTCTCCTTCGATGATGAAAACATGCGCTGGATCGCTCCGGTTCAGGCAGCGGTAATAACCAAGAACAAATGGGATGGTGTGGCCATCCTGAACCAGTACACCAAGGGCTAcctggagaaagagtgtgtggacTGGCTCACCAAATTCATGGAGTACGGAAAAGAATCACTGAGAAAACACT CGGCTCCAGAAGTCCATGCATTTGAAAAGAAATCTGTGACTGACCCAGGAAAGCTGACCCTGACCTGCCTGGCCACGGGATTCTACCCCAAAGACGTGAAACTGTGCCTGAGGAAGTTCGGTACTTCACTTCCTGAACATATGCTGACTTCTTCTGGAATCAGACCCAATGATGATggaacctaccagctgaggaagagCGTGGAGATCCATGAGGATGATAAAGCCAAATACGACTGTTACGTGTCTCACAGCTCCCTCCCAGAACCAGTGATTAAACCATGGG TCCGAAGACATTCTATCGGCGCTGATGTGGGAATTTATATTGGAGGTGGAATCGGAGCTCTGGTCGTTCTGGGACTGATTATGGCTGCTGTCATTCTTTTCCTTAAAAAGAAAA AGAGTGAATCGACAAGCGTCAGCACTGTGCCACTTCAATCAGTCTCAGCTGGGAATG GAAATGGAAATCCTGCTGCGAATGTGCCGCCTATAGGAAACG GAAATGGAAATCCTGCTGCGAATGGGCCGCCTAAAGACAACG ATGATAAATCTCCACAGGGCAGCAATTCAACACTTAATACAGTCTCAACTGAGAGTG ATAACAAGGACTCTGAGAAGGAAAAGCTGCTTCAAGAAAATG ATGCCGAACCTGGTGAAAAAGACTCTG GAAGAGGAAGTAAAACACCCCCCAGGAGCTCCAATGAAAACTCTGACAACTCGTCACAGtctg gCTCCAGCAGTAACGGGTCACCACGCGGCAGTGCGGAGGATGTGGGAGCGGAAAATGatcagcagcaggagcaggaagTGGCACTGCTGGATGATCAAGATGATTAA